The proteins below come from a single Canis aureus isolate CA01 chromosome 14, VMU_Caureus_v.1.0, whole genome shotgun sequence genomic window:
- the AFM gene encoding afamin translates to MKQLKLTGFVIFLFFVPESLTLPTQPQDLDDVIFTQKFIEENVGYITIIVFAQYVQEASFEEVEMLVKAMTEYRDKCLVDMTLPVCSKLANDVLLENICALEGLPQKHNFSHCCSKVDLERKLCFFHNKKADAGFLPPLPTLDPEEKCQTYKSNRESFLNNYIYEVSRRNPFVFAPTLLTVAARFEEMTKTCCEEQDKANCFRTKAELVIQYLKASSSFQKNVCGALMKFGLQVLESINVAILSQKFPKIEFKELTSLLEDVSSKYNGCCEGDAVQCIRDRSKVMNHICSKQDSISSKIRECCEKKMPERGECIISSNKDDRPKDLGLREAKFTESENVCEERDANQTIFMAEFLYEHARRHPELSTPELLRIAGVYEELLKECCHTENPPDCYRRAEYKFNETTEKSLKIVQRECEHFQNLGKDDLKYYYIVKLTKIAPQLSTEELTFLGKEMVAALTTCCTLSEEFACVDNLVDLVLGELCGINENRNINPDVDHCCKTNFAFRRPCFEGLEADKTYVPPSTSQDLFTFHTDLCQAHNEELQRKKDRFLVNLVKRKPELTDEELRSLLADFSNVVGTCCKAEGPEACFNEEGPKVVAKSQAA, encoded by the exons atgaaacagttgAAACTTACAGGTTTTGttattttcctgttctttgtGCCTGAATCTCTAACACTGCCCACACAGCCTCAAGACTTAG ATGATGTCATTTTCACGCAGAAATTTATAGAAGAGAATGTTGGATATAT CACTATCATCGTATTTGCTCAATATGTTCAGGAGGCCTCCTTTGAAGAAGTAGAAATGTTGGTAAAAGCCATGACAGAATATAGAGATAAATGCTTGGTTGACATGACACTCCCAGTGTGTTCAAAATTAGCT AATGATGTTCTACTGGAAAATATATGTGCTCTGGAGGGACTGCCACAAAAGCATAATTTTTCACACTGCTGCAGTAAGGTTGACTTGGAAAGAAAACTTTGCTTCTTCCATAATAAGAAAGCTGATGCCGGATTTCTGCCTCCTCTTCCTACCCTGGATCCTGAAGAGAAATGCCAGACTTATAAAAGTAACAGAGAATCCTTTCTAAACAA ttataTCTATGAAGTTTCCAGAAGGAACCCCTTTGTTTTTGCCCCTACACTTCTGACTGTTGCTGCTCGTTTTGAGGAGATGACTAAAACATGTTGTGAAGAACAAGACAAAGCTAACTGCTTTAGAACAAAG gcAGAACTTGTCATACAGTATTTAAAAGCATcatcttcttttcaaaaaaacgTCTGTGGGGCACTTATGAAATTTGGCCTGCAAGTCTTAGAATCCAT aaatgttGCTATACTTAGTCAAAAATTTCCCAAGATTGAATTTAAGGAACTTACCTCCCTCCTAGAAGATGTTTCTTCCAAGTACAATGGATGCTGTGAAGGGGATGCTGTGCAGTGCATCCGTGACAGG AGCAAGGTTATGAACCATATTTGTTCCAAACAAGATTCCATCTCCAGCAAAATCAGAGAGTGCTGTGAAAAGAAAATGCCAGAGCGTGGCGAGTGCATCATTTCCTCAAATAAAGATGATAGACCAAAGGACTTAGGTCTAAGAGAAGCAAAATTTACTGAAAGCGAAAATGTGTGTGAAGAACGAGATGCTAATCAAACGATCTTCATGGCTGA GTTTCTTTATGAACACGCAAGGAGACATCCAGAGCTGTCTACGCCGGAGCTTTTAAGAATTGCCGGGGTGTATGAGGAGCTTCTGAAAGAGTGTTGCCATACAGAAAACCCTCCCGACTGTTACCGCCGTGCG GAATACAAATTCAATGAAACAACGGAGAAAAGCCTCAAGATCGTACAGCGAGAATGTGAACATTTCCAGAATTTGGGGAAAGATGACCTGAAATACTA CTACATTGTCAAGCTCACAAAGATAGCCCCCCAGCTCTCCACTGAGGAACTGACCTTTCTTGGCAAAGAAATGGTGGCGGCTTTGACCACCTGCTGCACATTGAGTGAAGAGTTTGCCTGCGTTGATAATTTG GTGGATTTAGTTCTTGGAGAGTTatgtggaataaatgaaaatcGGAACATCAATCCTGATGTGGACCACTGTTGTAAGACCAACTTTGCCTTCAGAAGGCCCTGCTTTGAGGGACTGGAAGCTGATAAAACATATGTGCCTCCATCTACGTCTCAGGATTTATTTACCTTTCACACAGACTTATGTCAGGCTCATAATGAGGAgctccaaagaaagaaagacag